The window CCACCAGGCGTGCGCCCGGCCTTCCCCTCGCCCCGACGCGGGCCCGGGCGGCGGGGCGCGGGCAGCGGAGCGTGCTGCTCGCCGTCCGCTCGGCGGTGACCCTGCACCGGCTGCTGGACGTCCTGCCGGTCTTCGACGGCGACGACCGCGTCCGGGTCCGCTTCACGCTGGTCCCCGGCTCCCGTTTCGACGTCGACGCCCTCACGGCCCTGGACCGCACCGGCGCCCGCACCATTCCGTGGCGGGACGCCTGCCACACCCGGCACGACCTGGTCCTCACCGCCAGCCCGAAGGGCGACCTCCACCTGCTGCCCGGCCCCCGGGCGCTCCTGCCGCACGGCGCCGGTTTCGGCAAGGCGCTCAGCGGCGAGGGCTCCGCGGACGTGCCCTCCGGCCTGGACCCCGCCCACCTGCTGGCCGACGGCGAGCCCTGGGCCGACCTGCACGCCCTGGCCCACGAGGAGCAGGCGCTACGCCTGGCCCGCCACTGCCCCGAGGCCGGCCCCGCGGTCGTCGTCGGCGACCCCACGGCCGACCGCCTGCTGCGCTCCCTGCCCCATCGCGAGGAGTACCGCACGGCCCTGGGAACGGGCCCCAGGCAACTGGTCGTCCTCACTTCCACCTGGGGCCCCGAGTCGCTCATCGCCCGCCGCCCCCGATTCCCCGCCGAACTGGTCGCGCTGCTGCCGCACGACGCCTTCCAGGTCGCGTTGGTCCTGCACCCCAACGACCACAGCCGCACCGGCGGCTTCGACCTCGCACGCTGGATGGGACCCGCCCTGCGCGCCGGGCTGGTCCTGGCACGGCCGCACGAGGAGTGGGCCGCCCTGCTGGTCGCCGCCGACGCCGTGGTCACCGACCACGGCTCCACCGGGCTGTACGCCGCCGCGCTGGGCCGCCCGGTCGTCGGCGCCCACGACGGCGGCCGCGAACTGGTCCCGGACAGCCCCATGGCCCGCCTGCTCGCCCGCGCGCCCCACCTGGCGGCCGCCCACGACCTGCCGACGGCCCTGGACGCCGCCCGCCGCACCGACCTGCGGGAGCCCGTCGCCCACGCCTTCGCCCACCAGGGCCGCGCCCTGACCCTGCTGCGCGGACACCTCTACCGTCTCCTCGGCCTGGGCCGGCCGTCCGGCCCCGTCGCCGCCCCCGCCTTCCCAGCGCCCACCACCACGCCGGAGCGGCCCACCGTCTTCGCCGTACGCGCCACGGTCTCCGGCGACCGCGTCACCGTGCACCGCTTCCCCCCGGACACCCGCGAACCGGTGCACCACCTGGCCGCCGAACACCCCGCGGCCGGCCCCGGCCCGCTCCAGAGCGCGGCCGTCCTGTGGCAGCACGCACGGACCCGGCCCGCGCCCGCCCACCACACGGCCTGGACGGCCTCCGGCTGGACGGCCTCCGGCTGGACGGCCTCCGTCCTGGAGGAGATGCCCGGCTGCCGGACCGCCGCGGCGGTCCTCTCCCGGGGGCAGGTTCTGCTGCGCCACCGCGACGCCGGACTGCTGAGCGTGACCACCGAACCCCACCGGGGCCAGGGCCGCGTCCACCACGTCGACCCGACCGCCGTCATCAGCGCCGTCCACGCCTGGCTGGCCGGCGGCCCGCCACCCCGGTCACCGCGGACACTGCTGTGCGACACCGGCCCCGTCCCGGTCCCCGTCCACCTGGCCCCGGCCGGGGAGAAGGAGCTCGACTACGAGCTGTGAGAGGCCGGCAGTCCGCCCCAGAGCGCGACGACGCGGTCTGCCTCGGCCCGGTACTCCTCGGCCCGGCCGGCCTCCCCGAGCGCCTCCGCCAACTCGGCCGACTCCCGCAGCACCCGCGTCTCCTCGGTCGCCGAGCCCCGCTGCCGGGCACTCTCCAGAGCGGCCCGCACCAGCACGGCCGCCTCCTGGAAGCGACCCGCCGCCCGCAGAGCGCGCCCCAGCTCGAACCCGGTACGCGCGGCCATCCGCTCCCTCCCCTGCTCGACGGCGGCCGCGTGCGCCGCCTCCAGGAGCCTGACGGCCTCTTCGCTGTCGCCCCGCCGCAGTGCCACCTTGCCCTCCTGGTGGGTCAGGAGCAGCACGCCGTAGGCGTTGCCGATCTGCTCGTGGATCTTCCGGGAGGCCGTGAAATCGGCGACGGCGCCCGGCAGATCGCCTCGCTCCGCCTTCAACAGGCCCTGGAACTCCACCGTCGACGCCCGCAGCCTGCGCTCCTCGAAGCTCTCGCCCAGAGCTCGCGCGGCGTGCAGCGCCCGCCCCACATGCCGCGCCGCCTCCTCGTACCGCCCCAGCTCCCACAGCGGCCGGGCCAGTTGGCACCGCATCCGCACCATCGCCGGCAGGAACTCGGTACGGTCCGCCGCCTCCACCCCGGTCCGGAAGGCGGCCAGCACCTCGCCCAGGTGCGGGTGGTCGAGGTAGTGGGTCCACAGCGGCTCGCACAGCCCCCACGCGTCCTCGTACCGCCCGGCCTCGAAGGCCAGCCGCACGCACCCGTACAGCGCCAGCCGGTGCTCCTCCAGCCACCGCAACGCCTGCCGCTTGTCCTCGAAGACGAGGTCGCGGACGTCCGGCCCGGCCGGTCCCGGCTGGGGGGCGAACGTCATCCGGGCGCCGGCGGCCGTACGGTCCGCCCGCGCCGCCTGCCGCCGGTACCAGCCGATCAGCGCACCCAGCGCCTGGCCGCGCTCCCGGCCCGCCGGGTCCGCCTGGCGCGAGCGCCGTTCGGCGTGCCCGCGCAGCAGGCCGTGCATCCGCCAGCCCGCCACGCTCTCCTCCAGCAGCCCGGCGATCTGCAACTCCTCCAGCAGATCGCCCGCCTCGTCGGGCCCGCACTCCAGCAGCGCCGCCGCGGGCCCCTCCCCGATCACCGGGGCGGGCAGCACGGGCAGCAGCCGGTACAGCCGGGCCGCCTGGACGCCCAGCCCCTCGTAAGCCGCGTCCCACACCGCCTCGACCATGGGGATCCCCTTCTCCCGCAGCTCGGCGGTGAGCTCCTCGACCAGCCTCGACAGGCCGCGCCGCCGGTACTTGCGCACCCACCGGCCGGCCACCAGCAGCGCCGCGGGCAGCCCGGCGCACCCCTCGACCAGGTCCGCCAGCGCCTCCGGTTCCGCCGAGAGCCGAGGGTCGTCGACCAGGTGC is drawn from Streptomyces diastaticus subsp. diastaticus and contains these coding sequences:
- a CDS encoding translation initiation factor 2 yields the protein MPHPASPDPHDATRRAPGLPLAPTRARAAGRGQRSVLLAVRSAVTLHRLLDVLPVFDGDDRVRVRFTLVPGSRFDVDALTALDRTGARTIPWRDACHTRHDLVLTASPKGDLHLLPGPRALLPHGAGFGKALSGEGSADVPSGLDPAHLLADGEPWADLHALAHEEQALRLARHCPEAGPAVVVGDPTADRLLRSLPHREEYRTALGTGPRQLVVLTSTWGPESLIARRPRFPAELVALLPHDAFQVALVLHPNDHSRTGGFDLARWMGPALRAGLVLARPHEEWAALLVAADAVVTDHGSTGLYAAALGRPVVGAHDGGRELVPDSPMARLLARAPHLAAAHDLPTALDAARRTDLREPVAHAFAHQGRALTLLRGHLYRLLGLGRPSGPVAAPAFPAPTTTPERPTVFAVRATVSGDRVTVHRFPPDTREPVHHLAAEHPAAGPGPLQSAAVLWQHARTRPAPAHHTAWTASGWTASGWTASVLEEMPGCRTAAAVLSRGQVLLRHRDAGLLSVTTEPHRGQGRVHHVDPTAVISAVHAWLAGGPPPRSPRTLLCDTGPVPVPVHLAPAGEKELDYEL
- a CDS encoding tetratricopeptide repeat protein, encoding MADETRNHLDGRAHVVVQSGRIEQLHQYVGGGPDAKPVVPFQLPPAVGRFENRVAEQERIRRAVEDHAPQAGPVVALLTGIGGIGKTALGFHVARGLAERYPDGVLYVDLDDLRRDGTVEVADALGDVLAGLGVTPQWMERTFAARVKQLWTLTRDKQLLMVIDNARFGSEVSPLLPASDRSLAIVTSQGTLYDLDVAAAVEVPVGPLPAGDAVELLRHLVDDPRLSAEPEALADLVEGCAGLPAALLVAGRWVRKYRRRGLSRLVEELTAELREKGIPMVEAVWDAAYEGLGVQAARLYRLLPVLPAPVIGEGPAAALLECGPDEAGDLLEELQIAGLLEESVAGWRMHGLLRGHAERRSRQADPAGRERGQALGALIGWYRRQAARADRTAAGARMTFAPQPGPAGPDVRDLVFEDKRQALRWLEEHRLALYGCVRLAFEAGRYEDAWGLCEPLWTHYLDHPHLGEVLAAFRTGVEAADRTEFLPAMVRMRCQLARPLWELGRYEEAARHVGRALHAARALGESFEERRLRASTVEFQGLLKAERGDLPGAVADFTASRKIHEQIGNAYGVLLLTHQEGKVALRRGDSEEAVRLLEAAHAAAVEQGRERMAARTGFELGRALRAAGRFQEAAVLVRAALESARQRGSATEETRVLRESAELAEALGEAGRAEEYRAEADRVVALWGGLPASHSS